The Candidatus Omnitrophota bacterium genomic sequence TACGAAAAAGATGCCGTTGTTAGTGCGTTTGAGTCTGCGATTAGCGCATACAAGAAACAAGATGTTTTTAAGAATTTAATTTCGAAAGTTATGAAATATGACTTTTCTTGGTCGACATCGGCAAAAGAATACGAAAGGCTTTATCGCCAATGAACGTTATTGGGATCACGGGAAGCTTTGGAAGTGGCAAGACAGTGGTTGCCAATATCTTTCGTCAAAAAAAGATAAAAGTTCTTGATGCAGATAAAATAGTGCATGATTTGATGCGTTCGGGCAAGTCCTGTTTTAAGCCGATCGTTAATTGTTTCGGAGAGGGTATTTTAAAAAAAGGACAGATTGATCGACATGTTTTAGGAAATTTGGTTTTTCGTAATAAGAAGTATTTAAATCAATTGTGCGCAATTATTCATCCTAAGGTTATTAGTGAAATAAAGAAAGAAATCAAAGATTTAAAAACAAGCAAGAGAGTTAAGAATGTTGTCATGGATGTTCCGCTTTTGTTTGAGTCTGGGCTCGAGTCGTTGTGTGACACCGTTATTGTTGTCAAGGCAACTCAAGCAAAGCAAATTGACCGAATTCAAAAAAAATTTGGTTTAGACAAAGCAGAAATTCTAAGGCGTATTCGATTGCAAATGCCGAT encodes the following:
- the coaE gene encoding dephospho-CoA kinase (Dephospho-CoA kinase (CoaE) performs the final step in coenzyme A biosynthesis.); its protein translation is MNVIGITGSFGSGKTVVANIFRQKKIKVLDADKIVHDLMRSGKSCFKPIVNCFGEGILKKGQIDRHVLGNLVFRNKKYLNQLCAIIHPKVISEIKKEIKDLKTSKRVKNVVMDVPLLFESGLESLCDTVIVVKATQAKQIDRIQKKFGLDKAEILRRIRLQMPIQKKIQKADYIVENTKTFNQTKKQVEDLCQKVLNK